GCCACCCGCCGGAACCAGCGCGCCCCCGGCCACGGCAACGCCCCCGACTCCCAAGGCACGCAAAAAACCCCGGCGGGTCATTCCCCCTGACGTATTGTTTGACATGTCGTTTTCCTCAACTTCCATTATTTTCATACGTTTTTCGTTCCAATCATAGCAGGAAACATGCCGTTTGTGCAAAAAAAACCATAACAGCGTTCAACGCTGACCGCATGGGGATCCGCCGCTTTTTGCGATCCCGGACTTGTGTTCGGTGCCGCACCTGCGTATACGCTTGCATATACACCTGTTCAAAATTTAACAGCTGGAGCCGTTATGACGGAACAGGAGATCAATCTCTATCTACGGGAAATTTTGAACACCATGCAGGACGGGCTGTTTCTGACACGGCCCGACGGAACCATCATGATGGTCAACGACGCGCTGGTGCGAATGACGGGCTATAGTCGCGAAGAACTGCTCAACGCTCCCTGCTGCGTGTTGGACTGCGACGTTTGCCACCGCTCCCGAGCCGAAGGGCAAAAGCACTGGTGTCGGCTTTTCAAGGTCCGCCGGGAAAATATGAAAAGCTGCCACATCCGGCGCAAGGACGGGGAATACATTCATGTGGTCAAAAACGCCTCCCTGCTCGAAGACGGCGACGGGATCGTGCTCGGTGCCGTGGAAACCCTCACGGACATCACGGAACTGGATGCGCGGGACCGCAAAATCAAGGAGCTTTCCCGGCTGCTGGACGGGGAACACCGCTTTTACGGCATGGTGGGACACAGCACGGTCATGCGCAACGTCTTTGCGCTGCTGGAGCGCGCCGCGCAGTCCGACGCCCCTGTGATCATTCACGGCGAATCCGGAACGGGCAAGGAACTGGCCGCCGCCGCTATTCACGCCCTGGGTCCGCGACGCGACGGACCGTTCGTGCAAATCAATTGCGCCGCGTTGAACGAATCCCTGCTGGAAAGTGAAATATTCGGGCACGTCAAGGGGGCGTTCACCGGCGCATACCGCCACCGCAAGGGAAGATTTGAGGAGGCCCGGGGCGGAGACGTCTTTTTGGATGAAATCGGAGACATTCCGCCTGCCGTGCAGGTCAAGCTGTTGCGGGTCTTGGAAACCCGCAGCTTTGAACGGGTCGGGGACAATCGCCCCCTGCGGCTCGATGCCCGGCTGATTTCCGCCACCAACCAGGATCTGCGGTCGCTCGTGGACCAGGGCCGCTTTCGCAAAGACTTTTTTTACCGCATCAACGTTATCCCCATCCATCTGCCGCCATTGCGCGAACGGCGGGAGGACATCCCGCTCCTGGCCGAACACTTTTTAAAACAACACGG
The DNA window shown above is from Paucidesulfovibrio gracilis DSM 16080 and carries:
- a CDS encoding sigma-54 interaction domain-containing protein; its protein translation is MTEQEINLYLREILNTMQDGLFLTRPDGTIMMVNDALVRMTGYSREELLNAPCCVLDCDVCHRSRAEGQKHWCRLFKVRRENMKSCHIRRKDGEYIHVVKNASLLEDGDGIVLGAVETLTDITELDARDRKIKELSRLLDGEHRFYGMVGHSTVMRNVFALLERAAQSDAPVIIHGESGTGKELAAAAIHALGPRRDGPFVQINCAALNESLLESEIFGHVKGAFTGAYRHRKGRFEEARGGDVFLDEIGDIPPAVQVKLLRVLETRSFERVGDNRPLRLDARLISATNQDLRSLVDQGRFRKDFFYRINVIPIHLPPLRERREDIPLLAEHFLKQHGRAVDQDSTNSPETHRIPSANSIGTQAMERLMEYSWPGNVRELKSALEYAGVVCREEVIGPEHLPPQLTAPRTSVGRTNLSPASVAGTRDERQKQELVHALRETNGNKSATARLLGISRVTVLNRMRKYGIDLQKKLIS